One Streptomyces sp. B21-105 genomic region harbors:
- a CDS encoding MarR family winged helix-turn-helix transcriptional regulator, with protein MTDSVREEATGASRTRAFSELLRHHHRELGTTDPRDLDAIEMVTDLTRLEARLTKDFEKHVHRPLGLTWAGFRILNALWVYGPLAQQDIGRVSGSTRASISSALTTLESRGLITRERVESDRRQLCVELTSEGRDTLRQAIEAQTKRERAWTGVLRDDQLSELVHLLRTLVNQETPADDA; from the coding sequence GTGACGGATTCCGTGCGGGAAGAGGCCACGGGCGCCAGCCGGACCCGGGCGTTCTCGGAACTGTTGCGCCACCACCATCGCGAGCTGGGCACGACCGATCCCCGGGACCTCGACGCGATCGAGATGGTCACCGACCTCACCCGGCTCGAAGCCCGGCTGACCAAGGACTTCGAGAAACACGTCCACCGGCCCCTGGGGCTGACCTGGGCGGGCTTCAGGATCCTGAACGCCCTGTGGGTCTACGGCCCCCTCGCCCAGCAGGACATCGGGCGGGTCTCCGGATCCACCCGCGCCAGCATCTCCAGCGCGCTGACGACGCTGGAGAGCCGCGGCCTGATCACCCGTGAACGCGTCGAGTCCGACCGCCGTCAGCTGTGCGTCGAGCTCACCTCCGAGGGTCGCGACACGCTGCGGCAGGCCATCGAGGCCCAGACAAAGCGCGAGCGGGCCTGGACCGGCGTCCTGCGTGACGACCAGCTCAGTGAGCTGGTGCATCTCTTGCGTACGCTGGTCAACCAGGAGACCCCGGCCGACGACGCCTGA
- a CDS encoding fumarylacetoacetate hydrolase family protein yields MKLANLAGRPVVVRDDLALDIVDASKGAIEPRLEVLCDLALHDELRAIAERADEADWKPFDPHDLGRVAKPYKAIGVALNYRAHAEESNLPVPDEPSVFAKFASSVVGPYDSIVVEPQYDKVDYEAELVVVMGRAGKSIPEGDAWSHVAGVTAGQDISDRKEQWRKPINQFTLPKSYDTFSPIGPYLVTPDEFADPDDIEVAGWVDDLEVQRGRTSDLIFSVPELIAWLSKRVTFEPGDLIFTGTPAGCGVRRTPRLYLTEGKVLRTEVTGVGTMVNPVVAG; encoded by the coding sequence ATGAAGCTCGCCAACCTCGCCGGCCGCCCGGTCGTCGTCCGCGACGACCTCGCCCTCGACATCGTGGACGCCAGCAAGGGAGCGATCGAGCCGCGCCTGGAGGTGCTCTGCGACCTCGCCCTCCACGACGAACTGCGCGCGATCGCCGAGCGCGCCGACGAGGCCGACTGGAAGCCCTTCGACCCGCACGACCTGGGCCGCGTCGCCAAGCCGTACAAGGCGATCGGAGTCGCCCTGAACTACCGCGCGCACGCCGAGGAATCCAACCTCCCCGTGCCGGACGAGCCGTCGGTGTTCGCCAAGTTCGCCTCGTCCGTGGTCGGCCCCTACGACTCGATCGTGGTGGAGCCGCAGTACGACAAAGTGGACTACGAGGCCGAGCTCGTCGTGGTCATGGGCAGGGCAGGCAAGAGCATTCCCGAGGGCGACGCGTGGTCCCACGTCGCCGGCGTCACCGCGGGTCAGGACATCAGCGACCGCAAGGAGCAGTGGCGCAAGCCGATCAACCAGTTCACGCTGCCGAAGTCGTACGACACCTTCAGCCCGATCGGCCCGTACCTGGTGACGCCGGACGAGTTCGCCGACCCCGACGACATCGAGGTGGCCGGCTGGGTCGACGACCTCGAAGTGCAGCGGGGCCGCACCTCGGACCTCATCTTCAGCGTGCCCGAGCTGATCGCCTGGCTGTCGAAGCGGGTGACGTTCGAGCCCGGCGACCTGATCTTCACCGGCACCCCGGCCGGCTGCGGTGTCCGCCGCACTCCTCGCCTCTACCTCACCGAAGGTAAGGTCCTGCGGACCGAGGTGACTGGCGTGGGAACCATGGTCAATCCGGTCGTCGCCGGCTGA
- a CDS encoding carboxymuconolactone decarboxylase family protein: MPGEVPEKKARLQPVDESELHEKTLASLAPYRDQDGRIYTIWATLAHHEDALRRFIVFGNHVLGKNTLPLLSRELMILRIAARAQAAYEWDQHVRIARRAGLADDTILAAVNGDWDGLDELDRVLLTATDSLLDHQGVDDELWGRLTARLSTEQVIDVLYTVGQYLTIATVINTLGVHVEGELALPLPRPRDQKEEAA; encoded by the coding sequence ATGCCGGGAGAAGTGCCCGAGAAGAAGGCCCGCCTGCAGCCCGTCGACGAGAGCGAGCTGCACGAGAAGACACTGGCGTCGCTGGCGCCGTACCGCGATCAGGACGGCCGGATCTACACGATCTGGGCGACCCTGGCCCACCACGAGGACGCGCTGCGCCGCTTCATCGTCTTCGGCAACCATGTGCTGGGGAAGAACACCCTGCCGCTGCTGTCCCGCGAGCTGATGATCCTGCGGATCGCGGCCCGTGCGCAGGCCGCGTACGAGTGGGACCAGCACGTCCGGATCGCCCGCCGCGCCGGGCTCGCCGACGACACGATCCTGGCCGCCGTGAACGGCGACTGGGACGGGCTCGACGAGCTGGACCGGGTGCTGCTCACCGCCACCGACTCGCTCCTGGACCACCAGGGCGTGGACGACGAGCTCTGGGGCCGGCTGACCGCCCGCCTGAGCACCGAGCAGGTCATCGACGTCCTCTACACCGTCGGCCAGTACCTGACCATCGCCACCGTCATCAACACGCTCGGTGTGCACGTGGAGGGCGAGCTCGCCCTGCCCCTGCCCCGGCCCCGTGACCAGAAGGAAGAAGCCGCATGA
- a CDS encoding VOC family protein: protein MTIQSLGYVGIGAPDPTTWAEYARTVIGLAVEPGTASDSGSAAGGDHVRYRLRMDQHPFRMWLTEAPTGGVTVIGWEVRDPAAVEEMTVRLKEAGVDVSVGTDEECQDRQVARMVHFTGPLGIRTELFCGRRLAPSQFVSPLGVDFVTGEQGLGHVVMKTPHVQAAVDFYCDVLGFRLSDTADYPWGTFYFLGCNPRHHSIAFIRSYKNEGTHHILCEVTSPEEVGRALDRTREHDVKLMATLGKHANDGMFSFYMTSPAGFGIEIGAGGVQVDESTWVSRVYTADIWGHHPAE from the coding sequence ATGACGATCCAGAGCCTTGGGTACGTGGGCATCGGTGCGCCCGACCCGACAACATGGGCTGAGTACGCCCGCACAGTGATCGGCCTCGCGGTCGAGCCCGGGACCGCATCCGACAGCGGTTCAGCCGCGGGCGGCGATCACGTCCGCTACCGCCTGCGCATGGACCAGCACCCCTTCCGCATGTGGCTGACCGAGGCGCCGACGGGCGGCGTGACGGTCATCGGTTGGGAGGTCCGCGACCCGGCGGCCGTCGAGGAGATGACGGTGCGCCTCAAGGAGGCCGGAGTCGACGTGTCCGTCGGCACCGATGAGGAGTGCCAGGACCGCCAGGTGGCCCGGATGGTGCACTTCACCGGCCCCCTCGGCATCCGAACCGAGCTCTTCTGCGGCCGCCGCCTGGCCCCCAGCCAGTTCGTCTCGCCGCTGGGCGTCGACTTCGTGACCGGAGAGCAGGGGCTCGGGCACGTGGTGATGAAGACGCCGCACGTGCAGGCGGCGGTCGACTTCTACTGCGACGTCCTGGGATTCCGGCTCAGCGACACCGCCGACTACCCCTGGGGCACCTTCTACTTCCTCGGCTGCAACCCAAGGCACCACAGCATCGCGTTCATCCGGTCGTACAAGAACGAGGGAACCCACCACATCCTGTGTGAGGTGACCAGCCCGGAGGAGGTCGGCCGCGCCCTCGACCGAACGCGTGAGCACGACGTGAAACTCATGGCCACGCTCGGCAAGCACGCCAACGACGGGATGTTCTCCTTCTACATGACCTCGCCGGCCGGCTTCGGCATCGAGATCGGCGCGGGCGGCGTGCAGGTCGACGAGAGCACCTGGGTCAGCCGGGTCTACACCGCCGACATCTGGGGCCACCACCCGGCCGAGTGA